A region of Bradyrhizobium sp. SZCCHNS1050 DNA encodes the following proteins:
- a CDS encoding DUF1501 domain-containing protein, translated as MTMDRIATSLSTSRRHLLLAGASFAAWGYLPKFARAADQRDPRLIVVILRGALDGLATVAPVGDPDYAGLHGAIALTTTGPTPALPLDSFFALHPSMPEFARMYRDKQAAVVHAVATPYRERSHFDGQDVLESGFAGPGRVQSGWLNRAVEALPRGPRVTGALAVGPTAPLVLRGAAPTVGWAPVTLPQADDDTATRLVDLYAHRDPALAAALSQGLKLEKVAFGDDMKPKPGGNQIAAMRQVARGAAKLIAADDGPRIAALAFDGWDTHANEGGAIGRLAQLLSGLDGALAEFESGLGPRWRDTVVVVATEFGRTAKINGTQGTDHGTGTIALLAGGAVKGGRVIADWPTLKMASLYQGRDLAPTTDLRAVFKGVLADHLGVGEHALGGAVFPDSAAVKPIKGLVA; from the coding sequence ATGACGATGGACCGGATCGCGACCTCGCTGTCGACCTCGCGACGCCACTTGCTGCTGGCAGGCGCGTCATTCGCCGCGTGGGGCTATTTGCCGAAATTCGCCCGCGCCGCCGACCAGCGCGATCCGCGGCTGATCGTCGTAATCCTGCGCGGCGCGCTCGATGGTCTCGCCACCGTCGCGCCGGTCGGCGATCCCGACTACGCCGGACTGCATGGCGCGATCGCGCTGACGACGACGGGACCAACTCCGGCGCTGCCGCTCGACTCGTTCTTTGCGCTGCATCCGTCGATGCCGGAATTCGCGCGCATGTATCGTGACAAGCAGGCTGCCGTGGTTCACGCGGTCGCGACACCATATCGCGAGCGCTCGCATTTCGATGGCCAGGACGTGCTCGAAAGCGGCTTCGCCGGTCCCGGCCGCGTGCAATCGGGCTGGCTGAACCGCGCAGTCGAGGCGCTGCCGCGCGGCCCCCGCGTCACGGGCGCGCTCGCGGTCGGTCCGACGGCACCGCTGGTGCTGCGCGGCGCAGCGCCCACCGTCGGCTGGGCGCCGGTAACCTTGCCGCAGGCCGATGACGACACCGCGACGCGGCTGGTCGACCTCTATGCGCATCGCGATCCCGCATTGGCGGCTGCGCTGTCGCAAGGGCTGAAGCTCGAGAAGGTCGCGTTCGGTGACGACATGAAGCCCAAGCCGGGCGGCAACCAGATCGCGGCGATGCGCCAGGTCGCGCGCGGCGCGGCGAAGCTGATCGCGGCGGATGATGGTCCGCGCATCGCGGCGCTGGCCTTCGACGGCTGGGATACGCATGCCAATGAAGGCGGCGCAATCGGCCGGCTGGCGCAGCTGTTGTCGGGTCTCGACGGCGCGCTCGCCGAGTTCGAGAGCGGTCTTGGCCCGCGCTGGCGGGATACGGTCGTGGTGGTCGCAACCGAGTTCGGGCGCACGGCGAAGATCAACGGTACCCAGGGGACCGATCATGGCACCGGGACGATTGCGCTGCTCGCCGGCGGCGCGGTGAAGGGCGGGCGGGTGATCGCCGACTGGCCGACGCTGAAGATGGCGAGCCTCTACCAGGGACGCGATCTTGCGCCGACGACGGATCTGCGCGCGGTGTTCAAGGGCGTACTCGCCGATCATCTCGGCGTCGGCGAGCACGCGCTCGGCGGCGCGGTGTTTCCGGACAGCGCGGCCGTGAAGCCGATCAAGGGGCTCGTGGCCTAG
- a CDS encoding sulfite exporter TauE/SafE family protein, translating to MTPALIAALGLLMVATAFLSGLFGMAGGLILIGVLLAIMPLPAAMVLHAATQMASNGWRAVLWRRHIRWRPVAVYLVGCALALGLWALVRYVPDKPAALLLLGVTPFMARLMPAGLKPDPDSVWQGAIYGTICMGLMLMTGVSGPLLDTFFLGARFDRRAIVATKATCQVASHLTKLIYFGGIIDQAAGLDPVLALVAVGASMLGTSLARRLLEAMSEQQFRTWANRIITAVASYYILYGGWLLLAAQSSAAAE from the coding sequence ATGACACCCGCCCTGATTGCAGCGCTCGGATTGCTGATGGTGGCGACGGCGTTCCTGTCGGGCCTGTTCGGCATGGCCGGCGGGCTGATCCTGATCGGCGTGCTGCTGGCGATCATGCCGCTGCCGGCGGCGATGGTGCTGCACGCGGCGACGCAGATGGCGTCCAATGGCTGGCGTGCGGTGCTGTGGCGCCGGCACATCCGCTGGCGGCCGGTCGCGGTGTATCTCGTCGGCTGCGCGCTGGCGCTCGGCCTGTGGGCGCTGGTGCGCTACGTGCCGGACAAGCCGGCGGCGCTCCTGCTGCTCGGCGTCACCCCGTTCATGGCGCGGCTGATGCCGGCCGGCCTCAAGCCCGATCCGGACAGCGTCTGGCAGGGCGCGATCTACGGCACGATCTGCATGGGGCTGATGCTGATGACCGGCGTGTCGGGGCCGCTGCTCGACACGTTCTTTCTCGGCGCGCGGTTCGACCGCCGCGCGATCGTCGCCACCAAGGCGACGTGTCAGGTCGCGAGCCACCTCACCAAGCTGATCTATTTCGGCGGCATCATCGACCAGGCCGCGGGCCTCGATCCGGTGCTCGCGCTCGTCGCCGTCGGCGCGTCGATGCTCGGCACGAGCCTGGCGCGGCGGCTGCTCGAGGCGATGAGCGAGCAGCAGTTCCGCACCTGGGCCAACCGCATCATCACGGCGGTGGCGAGCTACTACATCCTCTATGGCGGCTGGCTGCTGCTGGCCGCGCAGAGCTCGGCGGCGGCAGAGTGA
- a CDS encoding cysteine-rich CWC family protein: MVPKVTNRLADMTARQLICESCGTAFSCDPGGSCWCFDETVRLPLPKTGQSNFKDCLCANCLKRLAGKPEPGS; the protein is encoded by the coding sequence GTGGTTCCGAAGGTGACAAATCGTTTAGCGGACATGACCGCGCGGCAACTCATCTGCGAGTCGTGCGGCACGGCGTTCAGCTGCGATCCGGGCGGCTCCTGCTGGTGCTTCGACGAGACCGTGCGCCTGCCGCTGCCCAAGACCGGACAAAGCAATTTCAAGGACTGCCTGTGCGCCAACTGCCTCAAGAGACTGGCCGGCAAACCGGAGCCGGGCTCGTGA
- a CDS encoding antibiotic biosynthesis monooxygenase, which translates to MFIAMNRFRVAKGSEAAFEQVWLSRDSHLDKVPGFVEFHLLKGPEAEDHTLYASHTIWASKAAFEDWTRSEAFRVAHHRAGDTKVHYLGPPQFEGFEVRQTVGSKT; encoded by the coding sequence ATGTTCATCGCCATGAATCGTTTTCGCGTCGCCAAGGGCTCGGAGGCCGCCTTCGAGCAGGTCTGGCTGTCGCGCGACAGCCATCTCGACAAGGTGCCGGGCTTCGTCGAGTTTCACTTGTTGAAGGGACCGGAAGCGGAGGACCATACGCTGTATGCCTCGCACACGATCTGGGCGTCGAAAGCTGCGTTCGAGGACTGGACCAGGTCCGAAGCCTTCCGCGTCGCGCACCATCGGGCCGGCGACACCAAGGTGCACTATCTCGGCCCGCCGCAGTTCGAGGGGTTCGAGGTCCGCCAAACGGTGGGCAGCAAGACGTAG
- a CDS encoding AI-2E family transporter: MIIRQPLKVRTPEEVLGLISALAVAIFAVIIIALLYFGRDILVPVALAILLSFVLAPLVAQLQRLRAPRGLAVVSVVVLAFVVIFTLGSLLATQLTQLASELPNYQSTMSNKIQSFRDTKAGRGTLERASDMLKDLGKELDKPNEPEAARPPSGLRTNSSVPVTPIPVEVRQPDPGALDSLRTLISPLIHPLATTGIIIIFVIFILLQREDLRNRLIRLAGSSDLQRTTAALDDAAYRLSRLFLTQLALNGGFGVVIGVGLWFIGIPSALLWGILAAALRFVPYIGAVIAAAFPLALAAAVDPGWSMLIWTLALFLVVEPLLGHVIEPMVYGRSTGLSPVAVVVSAVFWTALWGPIGLVLATPLTVCLVVIGRHVERLEFLDVMFGDRPALSPPEIFYQRMLANDPTEAAEKAEEFLKERSLIAYCDEVAVKGLQLAQADADRGALAYDRLATIRDAVAELTADLSDQNDGPLAKRETTSDPEAASAVDSSASSGAIDTIPILSKDNLAEGWRSEQPVLCVAGRTPIDEAAAVILAQLSSVHGLGAKVSGAEALSTANVIKLEPAGVAIACLIYIGNSGVAHMRYSVRRLKRRLPKARVMLVCCAADVDQEAAKVLQEATKADLVAASMGEAVRMCVEVAQAKASQQVPLKQQNTTTNVA; this comes from the coding sequence ATGATCATCAGACAGCCGCTCAAGGTCCGCACCCCAGAGGAAGTTCTCGGGCTGATCAGCGCGCTGGCCGTCGCCATTTTTGCGGTCATCATCATCGCGCTGCTGTATTTCGGTCGCGATATCCTGGTCCCCGTGGCCCTGGCCATCCTGCTCAGCTTCGTATTGGCGCCATTGGTCGCGCAACTGCAGCGGCTTCGTGCCCCGCGCGGACTGGCCGTCGTCAGCGTGGTCGTTCTCGCATTCGTCGTGATCTTTACACTGGGCAGCCTGCTCGCCACCCAGCTCACCCAGCTTGCCAGTGAGCTGCCGAACTATCAATCGACGATGAGCAACAAGATCCAGTCGTTCCGCGACACCAAAGCCGGCAGAGGGACGCTCGAGCGTGCATCGGACATGCTCAAGGATCTGGGCAAGGAACTCGACAAACCGAATGAGCCGGAAGCGGCTCGGCCGCCGAGCGGACTGCGAACGAATTCCTCAGTCCCTGTGACCCCGATCCCGGTGGAGGTCCGGCAGCCCGATCCCGGAGCGCTAGACAGTCTCCGCACGCTGATTTCGCCGCTCATTCATCCGCTGGCGACGACCGGCATCATCATCATCTTCGTGATCTTCATATTGCTTCAACGCGAGGACCTGCGGAATCGGCTCATTCGCCTTGCGGGCTCATCCGACCTGCAGCGCACCACGGCGGCGCTCGATGATGCGGCTTACAGGCTCAGCCGGCTGTTCCTCACCCAGCTCGCCCTGAACGGCGGATTCGGCGTCGTGATCGGCGTCGGCTTGTGGTTCATCGGCATCCCCAGCGCCCTCCTTTGGGGGATCCTCGCCGCAGCGCTTCGGTTCGTGCCCTATATCGGCGCCGTCATCGCCGCGGCGTTTCCGCTTGCTCTGGCGGCAGCGGTCGACCCTGGCTGGTCGATGCTGATTTGGACCTTGGCCCTGTTTCTCGTGGTCGAGCCGTTGCTCGGCCACGTCATCGAACCGATGGTCTATGGGCGCAGCACGGGCCTGTCCCCCGTGGCGGTGGTCGTTTCAGCCGTGTTCTGGACCGCGCTGTGGGGCCCAATCGGGTTGGTGCTCGCGACGCCGCTGACGGTCTGCCTGGTCGTCATCGGACGACATGTGGAGCGCCTGGAGTTCCTCGACGTCATGTTCGGTGATCGTCCAGCGCTGTCTCCTCCCGAGATCTTCTACCAGCGCATGCTTGCGAACGATCCGACGGAAGCGGCCGAGAAGGCAGAGGAGTTCTTGAAGGAGCGCTCGTTGATTGCCTATTGCGACGAGGTCGCGGTGAAGGGACTGCAATTGGCCCAAGCCGACGCCGACCGAGGGGCGCTCGCCTATGATCGCCTTGCAACGATCCGTGACGCCGTCGCCGAGTTGACCGCCGATCTTTCCGATCAAAATGATGGTCCGCTGGCGAAACGCGAGACCACCAGCGATCCGGAAGCTGCATCGGCCGTCGACAGCTCGGCCAGCAGTGGGGCAATCGACACGATACCCATCCTCAGCAAGGACAATCTCGCCGAAGGATGGCGGAGCGAGCAGCCGGTCCTGTGCGTGGCCGGGCGAACCCCGATCGACGAAGCGGCGGCGGTGATTCTCGCGCAACTGTCGTCGGTGCACGGGTTGGGCGCGAAGGTCTCAGGAGCGGAGGCGCTCTCGACGGCGAACGTCATCAAGCTCGAGCCCGCAGGTGTTGCGATTGCCTGCCTGATCTATATCGGCAATTCCGGCGTTGCACATATGCGCTACTCCGTTCGTCGCTTGAAGCGACGACTCCCCAAGGCAAGAGTGATGTTGGTCTGCTGCGCGGCCGACGTCGATCAGGAGGCCGCGAAGGTGCTGCAGGAAGCCACCAAGGCCGATCTGGTCGCGGCGAGCATGGGTGAGGCTGTCAGAATGTGCGTCGAAGTCGCGCAGGCGAAGGCTTCTCAGCAGGTCCCATTGAAGCAGCAGAACACGACGACCAACGTAGCGTGA
- a CDS encoding GNAT family N-acetyltransferase codes for MHEALTVRAIARDDHDHWLPLWDGYNAFYGRSGPTALPAEVTAMTWSRFFDADEPVHALVAESGGELIGLAHYLFHRATTTIGPLCYLNDLFTSEAARGKGVGRALIEAVYREARQAGAPRVYWQTHETNTTAQVLYDKIAERSGFIVYRKAL; via the coding sequence ATGCACGAAGCACTCACTGTGCGCGCCATCGCGCGCGACGACCATGATCACTGGCTGCCGCTCTGGGACGGCTACAATGCCTTCTACGGCCGTTCGGGGCCGACGGCGCTGCCGGCCGAGGTGACCGCGATGACATGGTCGCGCTTCTTCGATGCCGACGAGCCGGTCCATGCCCTGGTCGCCGAGAGCGGTGGCGAGTTGATCGGCTTGGCGCACTACCTGTTTCATCGCGCCACCACCACGATCGGGCCGCTCTGCTATCTCAACGACCTGTTCACGAGCGAGGCCGCCCGCGGCAAGGGCGTCGGACGGGCGCTGATCGAGGCGGTCTACCGCGAAGCGCGTCAGGCCGGTGCGCCGCGGGTCTATTGGCAGACGCACGAGACCAACACCACGGCACAGGTGCTCTACGACAAGATCGCCGAGCGCTCGGGCTTCATCGTCTACCGCAAGGCGCTGTGA
- a CDS encoding helix-turn-helix domain-containing protein: MPRSSDPTPARIVAAASRLFYAEGIRAVSVDAVAEKAGVTKKTLYYHFRSKDDLVAAYLAARDQPNLTLFKRWFDETEGGLPDKIAGIFNQLARAARHPKWRGCGFLRTTAELANLPGHPAIRIGAAHKKKFEAWLQAIFEEQGIAEAGGLARQMLLLLDGAFAVVLLHRDASYMETAGAAARTLVAAALPKGRRYAPRSTVSRRSRVP, from the coding sequence ATGCCCCGTTCCTCCGATCCCACGCCCGCCCGCATCGTCGCCGCCGCGAGCAGGCTGTTCTATGCCGAGGGCATCCGCGCCGTCAGCGTCGACGCGGTGGCAGAGAAGGCGGGGGTTACCAAGAAGACGCTGTACTATCATTTCCGCAGCAAGGACGATCTGGTCGCGGCCTATCTCGCCGCGCGCGACCAGCCGAACCTGACGCTGTTCAAGCGCTGGTTCGACGAGACCGAGGGCGGGCTGCCCGACAAGATCGCCGGGATCTTCAACCAGCTCGCGCGCGCCGCGCGACATCCGAAATGGCGCGGCTGCGGCTTCCTGCGCACCACCGCAGAGCTCGCCAATCTGCCCGGCCATCCCGCGATCAGGATCGGCGCCGCCCACAAGAAGAAGTTCGAGGCCTGGCTGCAGGCGATCTTCGAGGAGCAGGGAATTGCCGAAGCCGGCGGGCTCGCGCGGCAGATGCTGCTGCTGCTCGACGGCGCCTTCGCGGTCGTGCTGCTGCATCGGGACGCCAGCTACATGGAAACCGCGGGCGCGGCGGCACGGACGCTGGTCGCGGCGGCGCTGCCAAAGGGGAGGCGATACGCTCCCCGCAGCACTGTCAGCCGGCGCAGCCGTGTCCCCTGA
- a CDS encoding crotonase/enoyl-CoA hydratase family protein: MTDLILLDISDRIAVITLNRPQRLNALSYALIDRLMAALDRIETDAGVRAVILTGAGQRAFSAGADIDEFTASVRQGRAAALRDFVRRGQAMTARLEAFRKPVIAAVNGLAFGGGCEITEAVHLAVASERASFAKPEIRLGMPPTFGGTQRLPRLVGRKRGLELLLTGDSFPAQRALEIGLVNAVVPHDELLPAARALAQRIIRHGPDTVAGIITAATRGLNMAIGEGLQVESEQFASLVGSRDLTDGLAAWRERRPPRC, translated from the coding sequence ATGACCGACCTCATCCTGCTCGACATCTCCGACCGCATCGCCGTGATCACGCTGAACCGGCCGCAGCGGCTGAACGCGCTCAGCTACGCGCTGATCGATCGATTGATGGCCGCGCTCGACCGCATCGAGACCGATGCCGGCGTCAGGGCCGTGATCCTCACCGGTGCGGGACAACGCGCCTTCTCGGCCGGCGCCGACATAGACGAATTCACCGCAAGCGTCCGCCAGGGGCGCGCTGCCGCGCTGCGCGACTTCGTCCGGCGTGGCCAGGCGATGACGGCGCGGCTGGAGGCGTTCCGCAAGCCGGTCATCGCCGCCGTCAACGGGCTCGCCTTCGGCGGCGGCTGCGAGATCACCGAGGCCGTGCATCTTGCGGTCGCCAGCGAGCGCGCCAGCTTCGCCAAGCCCGAGATCAGGCTCGGCATGCCGCCGACCTTCGGCGGCACGCAGCGGCTGCCGCGGCTGGTCGGCCGCAAGCGCGGACTCGAGCTGCTGCTGACCGGCGATTCTTTCCCGGCACAGCGCGCGCTGGAGATCGGCCTCGTCAACGCCGTCGTGCCGCACGACGAGCTGTTGCCGGCGGCGCGCGCGCTGGCACAGCGCATCATCCGCCACGGGCCGGACACCGTCGCCGGCATCATCACCGCCGCGACGCGCGGGCTCAACATGGCGATCGGCGAAGGGCTACAGGTCGAGAGCGAACAGTTCGCGAGCCTGGTCGGCAGCCGCGATCTCACCGATGGGCTGGCGGCCTGGCGCGAGCGCCGGCCGCCGCGTTGCTAG
- a CDS encoding DUF1800 family protein, protein MARDARAALVALNRFGFGARGGASGDLVNAASDPRGFVKAELGRPDGALLEAPGLQPTAALAAAVFAYQDEVKRAREAAKSEAAPQDPSSPTRGLSTNGADKAMAATPSAAPAAGADSASAMQGAPAKPAQAQQPPNVVQKTFRAEALARLQRAVLADCGFTERLVAFWSNHFCISAGKGELARMWAGAFEREAIRPHVLGRFVDMLKAVEQHPAMLFFLDNQESLGPDSRAGQNRKRGLNENLAREIMELHTLGVGGGYGQEDVTSLARIITGWSFAGRNARNAAPGSFVFNANAHQPGPQTLLGKVYADDGLAQGEAALADIARHPSTAKFIAAKLARHFIADDPPPALVARLEAVFRRSDGDLKALTLALVDSDDAWSAPLTKIRSPYEFLVAGGRLLARVPEDPGFYLASLNTLGQPLWTPAGPNGFADTNAVWAAPEGMKLRLDISSQLGGRLGNNLDPRELLELVAGDAASTETRRTIERAESRQQALALLLMSPEFQRR, encoded by the coding sequence ATGGCGCGTGATGCTCGAGCGGCTCTTGTCGCATTGAATCGCTTCGGCTTCGGCGCGCGTGGCGGTGCCTCGGGCGATCTCGTCAATGCGGCGTCGGACCCGCGCGGCTTCGTCAAGGCCGAGCTCGGCCGTCCCGATGGAGCGCTGCTGGAGGCCCCGGGTCTGCAGCCGACGGCAGCACTCGCCGCTGCCGTCTTCGCCTATCAGGACGAGGTCAAGCGGGCCCGCGAGGCCGCGAAGTCTGAGGCTGCGCCGCAGGACCCGTCCAGCCCCACGCGCGGCCTTTCGACGAACGGCGCGGACAAAGCCATGGCCGCAACGCCCTCGGCGGCCCCAGCGGCCGGTGCCGACTCCGCATCCGCGATGCAGGGAGCGCCGGCAAAGCCCGCGCAAGCCCAGCAGCCGCCCAACGTCGTCCAGAAGACGTTCCGTGCCGAAGCGCTGGCGCGGCTGCAGCGCGCGGTGCTCGCCGATTGCGGCTTCACCGAGCGGCTGGTGGCGTTCTGGTCGAATCATTTCTGCATCTCCGCCGGCAAGGGCGAGTTGGCGCGAATGTGGGCCGGCGCGTTCGAGCGCGAGGCGATCCGGCCGCACGTGCTCGGGCGCTTCGTCGACATGCTGAAGGCGGTCGAGCAGCACCCGGCGATGCTGTTCTTTCTCGACAACCAGGAATCGCTCGGACCGGACTCGCGCGCCGGCCAGAACCGCAAGCGCGGCCTCAACGAGAATCTCGCGCGCGAGATCATGGAGCTGCACACGCTGGGTGTCGGCGGCGGCTACGGCCAGGAGGACGTGACCTCGCTGGCGCGCATCATCACCGGCTGGAGCTTCGCCGGCCGCAACGCCCGCAACGCGGCGCCCGGCAGCTTCGTGTTCAATGCCAATGCGCATCAGCCGGGGCCGCAGACGTTGCTCGGCAAGGTCTATGCGGATGATGGCCTCGCCCAGGGCGAAGCGGCGCTCGCGGACATCGCGCGGCATCCGTCGACCGCGAAGTTCATCGCCGCCAAGCTCGCACGTCATTTCATTGCCGACGATCCGCCGCCCGCGCTCGTCGCGCGACTCGAAGCCGTGTTCAGGAGGAGCGATGGCGACCTCAAGGCGCTGACTTTGGCGCTGGTGGACTCCGACGATGCCTGGTCGGCGCCGCTCACCAAGATCCGCTCGCCCTATGAGTTCCTGGTCGCCGGCGGCCGGCTGCTGGCGCGCGTGCCGGAGGATCCCGGCTTCTATCTCGCTTCCCTGAACACCCTGGGCCAGCCGTTGTGGACGCCCGCGGGACCAAACGGATTCGCTGATACCAATGCGGTGTGGGCCGCGCCGGAAGGCATGAAGCTGCGGCTGGACATCTCGTCGCAGCTCGGCGGCCGACTCGGCAACAATCTCGATCCGCGCGAGCTGCTCGAGCTCGTCGCCGGCGATGCTGCGTCGACCGAGACACGCCGCACCATCGAGCGCGCGGAGTCGCGCCAGCAGGCGCTGGCGCTGCTGCTGATGTCGCCGGAATTCCAGAGGAGATGA
- a CDS encoding glutathione S-transferase family protein → MAVKLYELVGTDASRPFSPYCWRTRMALAHKGLSADTIPWRFTEKSAIAPHGSEKVPVMLDGDRAVADSWAIANYLEDTYPDRPSLFGGAGGRAMARFLNAWGDIAIVGGIFPLIIADIPKNLAAEDADYFRKSREARFGKSLEEVMASRDQAVIGFRRSLEPLRQTLKTQAFIGGDTPDYADYIVFGGFQWARVVSPFRLLEESDSVHAWRERLLDAFDGLARKSPGHPV, encoded by the coding sequence ATGGCCGTGAAACTGTATGAACTCGTCGGGACCGATGCGAGCCGACCGTTCAGTCCCTATTGCTGGCGCACGCGGATGGCGCTGGCGCACAAGGGGCTGAGCGCTGATACGATTCCGTGGCGCTTCACCGAGAAGAGCGCGATCGCGCCGCATGGATCGGAGAAGGTGCCGGTCATGCTCGACGGCGACCGCGCGGTCGCCGATTCCTGGGCGATCGCCAACTACCTCGAGGACACCTATCCGGACCGGCCCTCGCTGTTCGGCGGCGCCGGCGGCCGCGCGATGGCGCGCTTCCTCAATGCCTGGGGCGATATCGCCATCGTCGGCGGCATCTTTCCGCTGATCATCGCCGACATTCCGAAGAACCTCGCCGCCGAGGATGCCGACTATTTCCGCAAATCGCGCGAGGCGCGGTTCGGCAAGAGCCTCGAAGAGGTCATGGCCTCGCGCGACCAGGCGGTCATCGGCTTCCGCAGGTCGCTGGAGCCGCTGCGGCAAACCCTGAAGACGCAGGCCTTCATCGGCGGCGATACGCCTGACTATGCCGACTACATCGTGTTCGGCGGGTTCCAATGGGCGCGCGTGGTGAGCCCGTTCCGGCTGCTCGAGGAGAGCGACAGCGTCCATGCCTGGCGCGAGCGGCTGCTCGATGCATTCGATGGGCTGGCGCGCAAGTCGCCGGGCCATCCGGTCTAG
- a CDS encoding glutathione S-transferase family protein: protein MYKLYSMQRSGNSYKVRLALALLNAPYQAIEIDILRGESRTPDFLAKNPSGQVPLLEVGEDRFIAESNAILWYVAGGTPLVPEQRIERAEALQWMFFEQHALEPNIGAAYFWLLLVKGGRDLQTHALEDWMERGYAALQVMENHLKSNDYFAAKQLTVADIALYGYTHVADRCDFDLSTFPKIRNWLRRVEQTPGFVAMDWQPALIDSAGIAADYG, encoded by the coding sequence ATGTACAAGCTCTATTCGATGCAGCGGTCAGGCAACAGCTACAAGGTCCGCCTTGCGCTCGCGCTTCTGAACGCGCCCTATCAGGCGATCGAGATCGACATCCTGCGCGGCGAGAGCCGCACGCCGGATTTTCTCGCCAAGAATCCCAGCGGCCAGGTGCCGCTGCTGGAGGTCGGCGAGGACCGCTTCATCGCCGAATCGAACGCGATCCTCTGGTATGTCGCCGGCGGCACGCCGCTGGTGCCGGAGCAGCGCATCGAGCGCGCCGAAGCGCTGCAGTGGATGTTCTTCGAGCAGCATGCGCTGGAGCCGAACATCGGCGCCGCCTATTTCTGGCTGCTGCTGGTCAAGGGCGGGCGCGACCTGCAGACACATGCGCTCGAGGACTGGATGGAGCGCGGCTACGCCGCGCTCCAGGTGATGGAGAATCATCTCAAGAGCAACGACTACTTTGCCGCGAAGCAGCTGACGGTCGCAGACATCGCGCTCTACGGCTACACCCACGTCGCCGATCGCTGCGACTTCGATCTGTCGACCTTCCCGAAGATCCGCAACTGGCTGCGCCGCGTCGAACAGACACCCGGTTTCGTCGCGATGGATTGGCAGCCGGCACTGATCGATTCAGCCGGCATCGCCGCCGACTACGGGTGA
- a CDS encoding HAD family phosphatase: protein MTRWHVEAVLLDMDGTLLDTEKVYLEAAIAALNALGYSDGVVELCHAMIGIPGPDNEQTLRDHFGDDFPLAEVNRLFAAKTVEILQAGMPLKPGVIALLDAIDAVGLPKAVVTSSSRRTAAEHLRLARIDHRFDAVLTRDDVARAKPHPDLYLLAAERLRTHAPACVAIEDSNPGVASAHAAGAITLMVPDIVPPNDHSRANAAAVLPDLDAAIALLARRSVLPVRT from the coding sequence GTGACGCGCTGGCACGTCGAAGCCGTCCTGCTCGACATGGATGGCACGCTGCTCGACACCGAGAAGGTCTATCTCGAAGCTGCGATCGCGGCGCTGAATGCGCTCGGCTACAGCGACGGCGTCGTCGAGCTCTGCCATGCGATGATCGGCATTCCCGGACCCGACAACGAGCAGACCCTGCGCGACCATTTCGGCGACGATTTTCCGCTGGCCGAAGTCAACCGCCTGTTCGCGGCCAAGACGGTCGAGATCCTGCAGGCGGGCATGCCGCTGAAGCCCGGCGTCATCGCGCTGCTCGATGCGATCGACGCGGTCGGCCTGCCCAAGGCGGTCGTCACCTCGTCCTCGCGCCGCACGGCCGCGGAGCATCTCCGCCTCGCCCGCATCGATCACCGCTTCGATGCGGTCCTGACACGCGACGACGTGGCCCGCGCCAAACCGCATCCGGACCTCTATCTGCTCGCCGCGGAACGGCTGCGGACGCACGCGCCGGCCTGCGTCGCGATCGAGGATTCCAATCCCGGCGTCGCCTCGGCGCACGCCGCCGGCGCGATCACCCTGATGGTGCCGGACATCGTGCCGCCGAACGATCATTCGCGGGCGAATGCGGCGGCCGTGCTGCCGGATCTCGATGCCGCCATCGCGCTGCTCGCGCGCCGTTCGGTGTTGCCCGTCAGGACGTGA